A region of the Cydia fagiglandana chromosome 20, ilCydFagi1.1, whole genome shotgun sequence genome:
TGGCGGATTTTAAACCGTCAAGCTCTTAATAGCAGTGTCGTCTTCTTTTGTTAACGCTTTGCGGTATGACTTAAACCATATGCGTGAACGTTAATGTTGATGTTAGGGGGTTGTTATGCGGTACACGCCTTAAAGCGTCGTCCGCAAACATCGGATTTTTGTGTGTCAGACTGACAGACTTGCATTGCTTGAAATGGAGCCTGTACAGTCGACTTCCTTGTGTGTCTCGTGTTGTTTCGAACGTTACCGTCTGCCTGTCGTTCAGACACAGCTGGTCAACGTATCGTTGTGTTGTGTTTTTGTCTCGTTTCCGCGTCCAGACCTGTGTCGACTTAAGGCACGGCCTGATAAATGCGCGTTACTTGAATGGTGTAAAGTAGCAGTCACCGATATTAGTTAGTTAAATTTCATTGGCTATTAAGCCGTCTATCCACAGTGAGCGTTGGCAGTGCAGGGCGAAATCCCTGATTTCGCACTGCAGGGCCAGTGTTCCTGTGAGGAGTGTCGACTGGTAGCTCAGTGGCTCTTTAGCCGAGCTATCGGACACTGCCCTTAACTCATATGGGTAATTGACTGTACTCAGTCATTACCACAGATTATTGATTAATCTGTTACCTTACGCACATTCCGCCATATAATTTGGACGTGCAGCCCGCGACCCAAGTCGCTCGCTGCGCCGTCAAGATATACAGCGAAGCAGTGCGTAGGTAGGGAGCTTTGCAGCTTCGCTTATTAGCGTTTAGTTTCGTTTAGGTTAATATACGTTTAGGATATCGTAGTGTAGATTACAGTACAGTAATATTATAGTTTGTATGTGGTAACTTGTGCACAACTCGGCtgtgcttatttttttattatagtttaatGCGTGGGTTCGAATTGGGTGGTCGTTGCTTTCCTTTATGCCTTTAgtgtcgattttttttttgggacTTCGTCTACAAAATAAGAGGGTGGTTTTGCGAGCTGGGGAccagctcaaaattttgccgtagtcaaaattttcttcgggtaggggagcactgtaacaacaaaattttaattcttcatttttcaatactgtttagtatgggcaaaaagaatagatagtatagaggggtcctgtcaaagtaaattttgtagtcacggtacatttactgccatctatcgacacacgattaaaacttaaaataaaattgaaaatgtataaatgaattaaaatatgtttacggatatatgattattaatttttattgttccacaatgaccACATGGGTcatttcactgatacgtgttaaaattgttaaatatcaaacggtgtcgccaacgccatctaaacgacaataggccaaaggtgtatggcgccatctattcgacagtgacttttgcttgacatccgaggcacgtttttttcttagactttatttatcttatacggagttatatatatctctggtatgGGACCCATCTTCGTTTGATACCCTTATCGCCATCTAGTGAGCGCAGGCGTATTCACCCAGCGCCCTATCGAACTAAGCTTGGTCCGGTTGCTATATTAAAAATGAATTTAGGCTTCTTCCTACATTTTTGGTTTTCttttaatcgaaaggggtttgtaaattaaaattgtcttcaaatattgttttttctttctatttaatattagtccaagtaaattaaaaaaagaaaggtaatgttttttttccaaagTCACCTCGAACTcacgaatccagttcgggctgtggcaactctgcCATTTGGTCTGTCATTATTCCTGTCAAAATGGAGATCGAGGATCGTTTTCTTTTGCGGTGTTTCGCCGTATGAAAGCTGTTTTATGGCTATAATAACTTCCATCGGGAGACATCTCCTTTTTGAGTGAGTATTTTGGTGATTTCTGCAGTGGGTTTTGTGCATAAGATTCCATTTAATAGCgtggtgaattttatttcacagtcccggatttttatcctatatggaagtcgtgtgagacgatggtgtgttggtggaggcctcatcgagtcgacatgctggtcaatcccggccacgtatgccgcttctcctcgatgggtaagttaattacttgtttttgaattcgtaatccttacgcccatgggggggtccgctctttaaatcatgaaccgattttttctcctttatttaggttccagcttgtcaaaagtctgtgaaccctgtcttactacctgtaactcgttacagggcctaccacttagtctacagtttggctgtaaggcagcccccagccagcttggtgtaccggcggtcggggcctgttcgctattactacaactaccatggatgcagaggcactgcgacatgagtctccattagtgtgtcggcagtggtaccttccttctaatgtcactacttaaaaggtcagagacaaccaatttattatattctccaaggcgcccaacttactttaaataattttccttattttttataccacgtacccagagtgcccaaccataagaaatgtagccgccaaacccacatttgctctcatatttttagttaagtctgtagtaagctagccgaggctatttaatatattataatgtcataagttaacagttgacacttctaaacttagatatttgtcgtttagtcaaataaatgtattataagtaatgtactagtttcctttattccattttaattagccccctaaaataataatggtaacaAGCTTAGATTATAACTATAGTGACCTAATTTTTCCTCACAGTTGATTTATGTTACTAATTAAAATCTGTTGAGCTATTAGTAAATTATTCGATAAAGTAAATTATTAATTCGGAACAATTCCTTATCTAACTAATTATTATGctgtgtattttttataaattcaaCAACATAATACATTTCAAATGTGTTTCAACATGGCTGGCCTACAACTGTTGTTAGTTTTTGTGTTTAGTGTATCATTTTCAGAGGGTTTTGGTAAGTACTGGTAtacatctatagttcgtttttttagcattagaaagaagtccacagaagcaagcatgcagtttttatcaggctctttaattgttaataattattgaattatctaatgtagtatggtcaataggtacatataatttacttcaaattattaccgctaaaagtgccggatttggaaccacaagcttacttcttcGAAGTTCttgctaatgctaaaaaacagaCTGTATGATTTTGTTGACTCCTCAGGggagttatatatttttttagttaacattaatatacatatagtaaAATATAGTTAGAAGTCAATTACCATTGAATAAATTACTGCATCAATATTGAATTAGGTAAAACTACTTCAGATTATTgcaaaatatctgggagaccgagctttgctctgAAAACATACGAAAActtaaaaatgcgcgttttcccagagataagacctagctagatcgatttttcgcccccgataACCTCcacatagcaaatttcatcgaaatcgttagaaccgtttccgagatccccgaaatatacctataaataaatatagaggtatgtatatgtcggcggccgatcgtaagatcaggcatatcgtgaaattcctaggcatatcgtgaataTCGGGCATCTacagcaacctaacgaacctatcctacctatatattggtttaatgtcacTATCgtcattacacaggaacatgacgatctgcctgatcttacgatcggccgccgacatatacactcgtatgaacaagaattgctcatttaaaggtattagatagattaCTAAATATATCTAGCCTCTTACTTACTCAATTGAGTGTAATAAGATTGAAAAATAAATCTGCACTCTTTCCTACTCTGTGCGATGAAACCAAATATATGTAAAATAAGATTTCATCTTTCACGCAGCTAGCAACAGTAATAACTTAGGAATCTACGGAGGAAGAAAGATCTCGATTAAAGAAGTTCCCTTCATGGCTGCCTTATACATACCcagaaataacaataaaacatatttttgcggAGGCTCTGTCATCAATGCTAGGTTCATCCTGACTGCTGCACATTGCTTGCGGTAAGTGTTGTCAATACCAGCATTCAGAAAAAAATGGTtccattaacttttttttttcgaaaaaccatcAACTTTTCCTTCTTATTCTTCTTTTGGGTTGGGTTAACTTTTTGGGTTTAGACTCAGAATCAAGAGTCTGTTAGATgagacaaaaaaaaatagtatccCCATTTTTTGgcacactttttttttctttttaaatcgatagtccTTGTGAGTAGAagtaacccaaaagttgatggattttcgaaaaaagataGAAAATACAatccagcagtttgaagagtaGGTATCAGCTCTTTTctataatgatttatttatggCAAATAACATACAACTAaggcttacaaataaaaattaaaactataaatttaagaaaacaaaccgctccctgccgttcccggtgcaaaggtgcccatgatgctCGCAGCATTTCCACGCTAGATCACCACGGACAGCCTTTGCACAAGGAACGACTCGGAGCGGGGAGTCTGAGTCGACGTCCCAAATCACGAGTGAAGCGTTTCGCGTCGGCAGACTAGCAACCCGCCGTTTCTACAGAGTAAGGGATGACTATGCAGGCAGGGGAGAGAGGGGCATATTTTTGACGCTTTAGATCAGCTTGAGTTTCGGCTGCCGCACCGGCCACGCGCGATAGTACGTCTGATGTGGGAGGCGGCGAACGTACTGACGCATGTAGCGTCCCAAACCAAACACCGTCCCCTTTCccatataattgtttttttcgGCCCCTATATGCcagggttttttttaatatttatttaattgttgcTACAGCAACCTATTTCCAGTAAATTtaatagttgtttttttttatttttcagtaACAGTGTTGTCCCCTTATCCGTGTGGGGATATGTCGGCACCGACAGCTTAAAGAACGCAAACAAAGTATTCATAAAACCAGAAAAGAAACTTTGTCATGAGGAATACGACCCCATTGATGACATTAATGACATATGCTTATTGAAGTTGAAGGATCCTTTACGGTTTGGAAGCAAAGTAAATAGAGTCACGTTACCTAATGACAGATATGAATTAGAAGAAGGTACTTTGGTCAACTTAACTGGATGGGGGTACACCGAGCAtagtgtaggtatatttatatatttcgtaTTAAATAATAGCTAAGTATTTTAGAAAGATAGAGTTAAACCACAAAagtatgcagcgattttgatagcccacgcagtgtaaatattattttaaacttcaaccttttatgaaattatgacaccGCTTGCAccgtgtgggctatcaaaatcgctgcagacttttcttcgtTTAACTCTATTTCATACACCGTATTTTTAAATTCATTGACATGAAAAGAATATATCAGATTTATGCTAATATGGTCGCCTTTTtatcatgcctgtcacgttctaacaagtatgaaagtgcgaaagtgacgcatgataTGACAattgataaaaatgcgaccatgataccgtgCTGCAATGCTACGTAGCAATGCTTTTGTCAAACGGAATTGAATTTTAACTCATTTGTTTTTCAACAGCACGAACTTCAAGACGCTTTGCAACTGGTAACAGTTCCGATATCCACAGAAGAATGCCGTGGACAACGTAAGACCATCATTTGCACGGGGTTTCATGGCCATACATCTTGCCATGTAAGattttacaatacaataatagaaGTGAAAGTTGTGCGCGAGACGCGCTCCAATCAAACGTAAAGTAAACTTACTGTTATGAAGCATTACGTAACTACTTCCTTAAACTTTGCTTCATCTTACTAACTAGGTATTTTTGGCCCAATATTCCTAATTTTGCTTAGTcctatatttattcataatataaGTGTAAATATGGACTTAAATCAGATAACATATAGCATTTATAGATTTGGAAAAGCCTTCGACAAAGTCAATTGAAAAGTATGtttagaattttaaaagaaGCTGGATTAGACTATAAAGACCTATTTTTGAACTCTATAAAAATCAAGAAGGTACTATAGAAATAGCAGTAGAGACAAGGAAAGCAAAAATTCAGCAGGGGGTAAGGTCAGGTTCTCCACTTTCGccacttattttaaatatttttatagagTGTGCTATCAGGGAATaaagaaaaaacaattaaaaaaaattattaaatcacCAATATGATCGTCAAGTTCgtgtcaaaaccagttcaatgccataacaaattattaaattagaaTCTTCCTTTAAAATTTGTCGTTTTTTTTAGGGTGATAGCGGAGGACCCCTAACCTACGGCCGTGTCCTTATCGGGGTGATATCTGGCGGTATCAAACGTAGAACCCCATGCGGCATCATCGGGACGAGACACACCAGGGTGGCCAAGTACTTGAAATGGATTAAAGATACCGTCCTAAAGAATCTTCATTAGAATGAatgagaaagaagaagaagatatataAAAGTATATATAGCTAAACTTACTAGCGAGAGTAGAGGATAttatgaaaaatgaaaaaagtagtttatacgggtaaggaatgcaaatcagttattttttagggttccgtacccaaagggtaaaacgggaccctattactaagacttcgctgtccgtccgtccgtactaaaaactgaataaaataaagatttaattggggctcccatacaacaaacgtgatttttgactaaagttaagcaacgtcgggagtggtcagtacttcgatgggtgaccgttttttttttgctgttttttgttttttttcattatggtacggaacccttcgtgcgcgagtccgactcgcacttgcccggttttatatgGAAATAACGGCGGTTTctgttaaaaaccgattatttccatacaaaaaatatccgatttgcattccctgaTTAGGGGTTACAATTTCCATTACAATAGTAATAAGGTTGGAACCTTCttttaagtataaaatatacttGTGGCAGAAGGCCCCGCTCTTCCATAATTTGAAAGGGTACAATCCATAATgtaatttagtatggatttatTATGACTTGCGTTTAGAATTTAAATGTCGCCCATAATTATCAAAATCAGTCAACACGGATATtagtgacagcgtgataaaaacaGTGTACTCTCTTTCAATCGTGTAGAAAAGTGACAATTTAtctatcacgtggataaagccatccatataTATAGCCAAGATTATGGACACCCTTCCATAGGGATCAGATCTGGAGGACTATTTTTGTTAgttataatttagtttttatttcatTGTAATATATTTTATGGGGAAAATTTTGATATTAAGAATTTGTCAATGTATTGGATATTGGATgtatttgtttttgtattttgtgaaatttatattctaaataaataatcatcacAATCTTGAGTCTACATTTGCgaaacaaaaattaagttttgaGCCAAGGTCAAGTAATGCCGGTGGAGCCTGAATTTTAACCACCaccatatacctacctatgtatgaAAGATTAAACTATCAGTACAGGTacacaaataatttaactaaaataatatCGATCGTTTCTTCATGCTTTATTGCCAATTTAAAGATGCAATCTTAAGTCAAATGACTTTTGATCCACTTTGAATAGCTGGCCACTCTCATGTAGACCGTGCCAAATGGTCCAGCGCACTTGTCCTGTCGACGGTACGACACCAAACCGACTAGCACGTTGTTGTAGACTAAGGGACCTCCGCTATCACCCTGTAGAAATAGGATCaacattagaaaaaaaagtagagtcagaccattAATAGTCTGCAgctgatttgatagcccacgcagtgcgagtgtaatttatacgtcatgatttcatagaagcttgacgtttcaaataacactttcactgcgtgggctatcaaattcgctgcagattTGTTTTGGTCcgactataagtaggtattaagaAAAAACACGACTTCTCAAAACAGTTTAAAATGTAACTGAATGGTCTTGATCAGAATTTCCACTTTATCTAATTTTGTTTTCTAAGAGCAAACTATACCTGACTTCAGAGTCTTAATTGAGACCCAAAAACacttattttgtttttgaatttgaaaccGTCAGTAAATAagagtttaaaatttatttcaaaatatgtacaaaaatgTTGTATGCAGGAAGATACCTAAGCAATACTGGAACCACTATAGGTGTGCCATATTCGAAAATGAAGAGTTCGCTTGGTTTCCCTAGGATCCCATCATTAGAAATTGACTCGACAATGGGTCCCATTTCAAAGTAGGTACCATTTCAAACAGATAGTTCGTTCGCGGTAATAATGCAGTAAAATCATTATTGTCCAAAGCCagtttaaactttcacgatccTTACTCATTATCAATTATAACGACGGGACAACGGGACGGCAGACGtgaaattatgttttaaatttaCCTACGACGTTTCaaggcgttgtccccgtggttaCGAAGAAGACTggcaagttgacatcaacatacAGGCGCGCGAGTATTTCGAACTACCCGCTCTTGGTCcagtttatttattaagttgaGACTCGgaggtaaatataattttactagAGTAGAGGCACgagtcaggaaatgaattagagattcactagataagaaatagtaaagatatgtaacgttccacggcaaaaggtaccattgccccggctgaatattggagcggcgttaataatagcgtacccgccagtcgccataaggtaccttatggcgtggaacgtcacatatctttactatttcatatctagtgaatctctattcatttcccgaatcgtgccgTAGGTAAGTCCCGTCGATGTGAATAATAATCATTATTGTCCGCATTCCGCCGACATATTCAATAAAGAACGAAGAATattaatgaataaatgaataaataaattcaataaaGAGTGTCTTACATTGCAAGTTCCATGGCCTTGCGAGCCGGCGCAAATCACGGTGTCTATGGGACAGTACTGTTCTGGCAAGATCTGTACTGATACTTGGCGGAGGGTTGTCGCTGATGGAGTCTGTTTAAACACACACATATTTAACCATTTATAAAacgtatctaaataaataaagattggtattatagggacattcttacaaaaattgactaagtcccacggtaagctcaagaagacttgtgttgtgggtactcattagacaacgatatacttaaatacatagaaaacatccatgactcaggaacacaTATCTGTACTCATGACACAAATAagtgcccttaccgggattcgaacccaagaccatcggcttcacagggtcactacccactaggccagaccggccgcgcaaaaattatttaaaacggTGAGTAGCTCCCAGGCTTTAACCCGCAGGCAACTAAAGATAAAC
Encoded here:
- the LOC134674894 gene encoding chymotrypsin-2-like; translation: MAGLQLLLVFVFSVSFSEGFASNSNNLGIYGGRKISIKEVPFMAALYIPRNNNKTYFCGGSVINARFILTAAHCLRKFNSCFFLFFSNSVVPLSVWGYVGTDSLKNANKVFIKPEKKLCHEEYDPIDDINDICLLKLKDPLRFGSKVNRVTLPNDRYELEEGTLVNLTGWGYTEHSHELQDALQLVTVPISTEECRGQRKTIICTGFHGHTSCHGDSGGPLTYGRVLIGVISGGIKRRTPCGIIGTRHTRVAKYLKWIKDTVLKNLH